TGATCTTTGTACAGGACCACATCTTCCTTCTACAGGGAAAGTAAAAGCGTTCAAACTGCTTTCTGTTGCAGGTGCATACTGGCGGGGAGATTCTAAAAATAAAATGCTTCAAAGAGTGTATGGAATATCATACGAAAAGAAGTCACAGCTTGATGAATACCTTACCATGCTCGAAGAAGCAAAGAAAAGAGACCATAGAAAGCTTGGAAGAGAACTTGATTTATTTGATATATTTGATGAAGGTCCAGGATTTCCTTTCTTTTTACCAAAAGGGATGATTATAAGAAATATATTAGAAGATTTTTGGAGAGAAGAGCATAAAAAGAGAGGTTATCAGGAAATAAAAACTCCCATAATGTTAACAAAGGAACTTTGGATTCAATCAGGGCATTGGGATCATTATAAAGAAAATATGTATTTTACTAAAATAGATGATCAGGAATTTGCGATAAAACCTATGAACTGTCCAGGTGGTATATTGGTATATAAAAGAAAATCGCATTCATATAGGGAACTTCCTCAACGTCTGTGTGAACTTGGGCTTGTTCATAGGCATGAGCTCTCTGGTGTATTGCATGGTCTTATGAGGGTAAGATGTTTTACACAAGACGATGCTCATATATTCATGTTACCTTCACAGATAAAGGATGAAATAAAAGGTGTAATTGATCTTATTGATTATTTTTATAATGTATTTGGTTTCAAATATCATGTTGAACTTTCAACAAGACCTGAGAACTCAATGGGAACTGATGAACAGTGGAACATGGCAGAGTCTGCACTAAAGGAGGCTTTAGAGGAGATAGGTATAAGTTATAAAATAAACGAAGGTGATGGGGCATTTTATGGACCCAAGATTGATTTTCATCTTGAAGATAGTTTGAAAAGAACATGGCAGTGTGCAACAATTCAGCTTGATTTTCAGATGCCAGAGAGGTTTGACTTATATTATATAGGTGAAGATGGAGCAAAACATAGACCAGTAATGCTGCACAGAGTTGTTTTTGGAAGCATTGAAAGATTTATTGCTATACTTACTGAACACTTTGGCGGTGCATTTCCAGTATGGTTAGCACCTACTCAAGTAAGAGTAATACCGGTATCTGATAATTTCAATAATTACGCGGCAAAAGTGTCACAGATATTGAAAGAAAATGGATTCAGAGTTGAAGAAGATTACAGATCAGAAACTGTAGGATATAAAATAAGAGATGCTCAACTACAAAAGATACCATACATGGTTATTGTAGGCGAAAAAGAACAAAAAGAGAATACTGTAGCAGTAAGAGATAGAAAAAAAGGAGATTTGGGATCGTTTACCATTGATGAGTTTGTATCAATGATGAAAGAAAAAGTAGAGAAAAAGGTTATAGAATAAGAAATAAAAAGGCTGCCAAGGTTTTGTTTTGATGGGGGTATAGGTTGTTTATGGCAGCCTTTTTAAATTCTTCTCATTATACAAATAAATTTTAAAAAGAGGTGAACCGAAGTGGAAGTTGTATGGGAAGAGCCATATGAGTCTTTTTTAAGATTTATTAATAAAAATGGTTATAAATCTTTGTTGATTATATGTGATAAGAATACCTTTGATATATGTGCAGTCAAGGTGAAAGAGACGATTGAAAAAAGCAATAGGAAATGTAAAATAGTATGCTTTGAAGCGGATGTGATAGCAGACGAATTTGCACTTGGAAAGGTATTTTTTGAGTTAGAACAAGCAGACATATTTGTGGGAGTAGGAAGTGGAACAATTTCTGACATAACACGTTATACAGCATATAAGTTCAAAGTACCATTTGTTTTATTTCCAACAGCACCTTCGATGGATGGTTTTGCTTCTTCTGTTGCAGCACTTACCATAAATGGTCTGAAAACAACAGTGTTGGCATCATCACCAGAGGCTATTTTTGTGGATATGGAGGTGATAGAAAATTCACCTGAAATTTTAAAGAAGGCAGGATTTGGAGACTTGATGGGCAAGATTACTGCTCTTCTTGACTGGCAACTTTCGCACATTATCTTTGATGAGACGATAGACTTGGAAGTTTTACAAATTGTGAAAGATACATATCTAAAAACTCTGAAATCAGTGGGAGAAAACCAATTTTATAAGAATTTATTGGAAGGCCTAATAACCTCTGGTATTATGATGGCAAGGGTTAATTCTTCCCGTCCTGCGTCGGGTTCTGAACACCATCTTTCTCATTTTTGGGAATATCACAATATAAAAACTTATCATGGCATAAAAGTTGGGCTTGCAACCATTTATGTAATGAGGTTTTATGAGCACTTTTTAAATCTTGACAAATCCAGAATTCTTGAAAGGAAAGAATATAGAGTAGATTTAGAGTCATGGGAGGATATAATAAGAAAAGGGTTTCAACCAACTTTTGAATATATTATAAAACAAAATATTGGAAGAGTAAGCAAATTAAATGATAAAGAATTTAGAAGTAATGTGATAAATAGGCTTGTTGAAAAGAAAGAAGTTATAGATGAGTTGATAAAAGAAACAATTGGTTTATATAAAGAGCTGATAGATGCTTATAAAAAACTTGAAATACCTATGAATTACAGTGAGATTGGTATAGATAAGAATCTTTTTAATATATCATTTTTATGTGCACCAAATATCAGAGAAAGGTTTACTATACTGCATTTGTATGAATTTTTGGGCTTGACAGATGAGGTTGTATGTAACTTTTAGGAATGTCCTGTTTTAATACCAGTATTTTCGGGAATAAATATTAATGAAATAATTATTACGTTTGGTGATGAGTTTATGTACAAGGTATTAGTTGTTGACGATTCAGCTTTTATGAGACAGCTAATAAAATCTGTTTTAGAGAGTACTGGCAAATTTATTGTGACAGTTGCCCAGACTCCTCTTATTGCCCTTGACAAGGTTCGCAAGTTCAAGTTTGATGTGATAACAATCGATTATGAGATGCCGTATATGAACGGCGTTGAACTGATAAAAAAAATAAAAGAAATAACAGATACAAAGATTTTGATGGTAAGTGCATACACACGTCCGGGAGCTTACACTACATTTGAAGCATTATCAGCAGGTGCTTTCGATTATATTCTAAAACCATCTTCTGATGAGGAAATTGAAGAGTTCAAATATGAGCTGATAAAAAAACTTACTGCTGTGTGTGAGGAGTTCAAAGTAGAAGAGGTTTCAAAGACCCAGGAAATTACAACTGCAGTTGAAAATAAGATTTTACTGGAAGAGAGTGTGATTGAAAGGGCAAGAACAGCAAAAGTTATAGGAATAGGTATCTCAACAGGTGGTCCACCTATTTTGGAAAAAATGTTTAAGTCGTTAAAACAAGATTTTCCAATTCCAATTCTTGTTGTTCAGCACATGCCGCCAAATTTTACAAAACCATTTGCAGATAGGCTTGCTTCTATTACCTCAAAATGTATAAAAGAAGCTTCTGATAAAGAAGAAATAAAGAGTGGTTGCATTTATATTGCAAAAGGTGGCTATCACTTAGCAGTTGAAGATATAAATGGGAAACTTTGTACCAGAGTACTTGATCTTGAGAAGATAAAAAGCCACAAGCCTTCGGCAGACATCCTTTTCAGTTCAATAGCAGAAGCCTGTGGAAGAGCTTCTATAGGAATTGTAATGACAGGGATGGGTTCTGATGGGAGCGATGGGATTTTAGAGATGAGAAAAAAAGGAGCGCTCACAATTGCGCAGGATGAAAAAAGTTGTGTGGTGTTTGGGATGCCAAAAGCAGCCATTGAAAAAGGAGCGATCGAGCTTATTTTAAGTCCAGACCAAATTGTTGAGTTATTAAATAGAATATGAGGGTGTATTAAAATTTATAAGTTTTGTAAAGATGACCACTGAGAAGCTTTTAGCACGTGGTCATCTTTATTTTTTAGAAGCTGCAAAAAAAATTTTGTTTACTTAATTGACACCAAAAAAAGCTTATGTTATAATAACAAAATGCGTTAATATGGGTATTACTTCCTTTCAACTTGGACTATTCCAATAAAAGCTTAGATATCATGAAGCTTTCAGAAATAAATTGTATTTTTAAGGAAATAATAATAAAGATAAGGAAATTTTTTAAGAGGTGATATAATTGGCACTACCTCGTCCTGTGCAATATGGCAAAGTTCAAAGAATGAGTTATGGCAAAGTTAAAGAAGTTCTGGATTTGCCATATCTACTGGAAATCCAGAAAAAGTCATTTCAATGGTTTTTAGATGAAGGTCTAAGAGAGGTCTTAAGAGAGATATCTCCAATTAAAGACTATAGTGAAACACTGCTTTTGGAGTTTGTAGATTATTATTTTGACGGACCACCTAAGTATTCAGAGCAGGAGTGCAAGGAAAGAGATGCGACATATGCAAGACCTCTGAAGGTAAAAGTCAGACTTATAAACAAAGAAACAGGTGAGATTAAAGAACAGGATATTTATATGGGCGAATTTCCAATTATGACCGAAACAGGAACATTTATCATTAATGGTGCGGAAAGGGTTATTGTAAGTCAGCTCATTCGTTCACCAGGATGTTACTTTGCATCTTCCATTGATAAACAGGGAAGAAGGATATTTTCAGGCACTCTTATTCCAAACAGAGGTGCATGGCTTGAATTTGAAACAGACACAAATGAGCTTTTATCTGTTAGACTTGACAGGACAAGGAAAGTTTCGCTCACAACTCTTTTAAAGGCATTTGGGCTTTACAATCAACAGATGATATTTGAAAAGTTTGGTGAGGATGAGAGACTGAAGGCTTCACTTGAGAAGGAAGCCAATAAAGGCGAGCTTGGCAATCCAGTAGAAAATGCACTTTTAGAGGTATATCGAAGACTCAGACCTGGTGAGCCACCAAATGTTGAAAATGCTCGAAATCTTCTTAACAATATGTTCTTTGATCCAAGAAGGTATGATTTAGCAAAAGTAGGAAGATACAAGTTTAACAAAAAACTGTCGCTTTGGAAGAGAATTTTTAACAAAAGAGCTGCCCAGGATGTAGTTGATCCAAGGACAGGAGAAATATTAGTAAAAAATGGTGATATGATTACACGAGAGATAGCATTAAATATTCAGGATGCTGGTATTAACGAAGTATGGGTATATGCAGATGAAGAAAGACTATTCAAGGTTGTAGGTAATAATACAGTAAAGCTTGACAGGTATGTGGATTTTGATGTATCTGACCTGAACATTAAAGAGCTTGTTTATTTGCCTGTGTTAGAAGAAATTCTTAACGCAACAAATGATGTTTCCGAGATCAAAAGGCTTATAAAAGAAAAAGAAAGAGAGCTTGTACCTTACTGTCTTACAATAGATGACATATATGCGGCGACAAGTTATTTTTTGGGTCTCAAGTATGGTATTGGAGCAACTGATGATATTGATCATTTAGGTAACAGAAGGGTAAGAGCAGTAGGTGAACTTTTACAGAACCAGTTTAGAATTGGTCTTGCACGAATGGAAAGGGTTATTCGCGAGAGAATGAATATACACGATATTGATACTGTAACTCCTCAGACACTTATAAATATAAGACCGGTTACAGCAGCTATCAAAGAGTTTTTTGGTTCAAGCCCGCTGTCACAGTTTATGGACCAGGTAAATCCACTGGCAGCACTTACAAACAAAAGAAGACTTTCAGCTTTGGGACCAGGTGGACTTTCCAGGGACAGAGCGGGGTTTGAGGTAAGAGACGTGCATCATTCTCATTACGGAAGGATGTGTCCTATCGAGACTCCAGAAGGTCCAAACATTGGTCTTATAACCTCTTTAGCAACTTATGCAAGGGTCAACGAGTACGGATTTTTAGAAACACCTTACAGAAAGGTTGACAAGAAAGAAGCAAGGGTTACAGACGAGGTTGTATATCTTACAGCTGATGAAGAAGACACATACAAAATTGCTCAGGCAACTGAACCTGTCGACCAAGAGGGAAGGTTTATAAATCAAAGAGTCACTGTAAGATTTGGTGAGGAAATCATTGAGGTTGATAAACACGAGGTTGATCTTATAGATATATCCCCGAAACAGATTGTATCGGTTTCAACATCGTTGATACCGTTCTTGGAAAACGACGATGCAAACAGAGCTCTTATGGGTTCAAACATGCAGCGTCAGGCAGTACCGCTTTTGATTACAGAGTCACCAATAATTGGAACAGGTGTTGAATACAGGGCTGCAGTTGACTCTGGTGTATGTATTCTTGCAAAGAAAGATGGTGTGGTTGAAAAGGTATCTGCTGATGAGATTGTTATTAGAAACAACGACGGAACAAAAGATGTATATCATCTTTTGAAGTTCAAAAGGACAAACCAGGGAACATGTTTTAACCAAAGACCAATTGTGAAAAAAGGTCAAGAGGTTAAAGCCGGAGAGGTTATTGCAGATGGACCTTCCACAGATCATGGTGAACTTGCACTTGGCAAAAATGTTCTTGTTGCTTTTATGCCGTGGGAAGGGTACAACTACGAAGATGCTATTTTGATTTCAGAAAGGCTTGTAAAAGAGGATGTTTATACCTCTATTCACATAGAAGAATATGAGTGTGAGGCAAGAGATACAAAACTTGGACCCGAGGAAATAACAAGAGATATTCCGAATGTTGGCGAAGATGCAATAAAAGATTTGGATGAAAGAGGCATTATAAGAATCGGCGCAGAAGTAAAGAGCGGTGACATTCTTGTTGGTAAGGTTACTCCAAAGGGTGAGACAGAACTTACAGCTGAGGAAAGACTTTTGAGAGCTATCTTTGGTGAAAAAGCAAGAGAGACAAGAGACACATCTTTGAGGGTGCCACACGGAGAAGGTGGAATTGTTGTAGATGTAAAGGTATTTTCGCGTGATAAGGGAGACGAGCTTCCACCGGGTGTAAACCAGCTTGTGAGAGTATACGTTGCTCAGAAAAGAAAAATATCAGTTGGTGACAAGATGGCAGGTCGCCATGGTAACAAAGGTGTTATTTCAAGGATCCTTCCTGTTGAGGATATGCCATTTTTACCTGACGGCACACCTGTTGACATAGTTCTAAATCCGCTTGGCGTGCCATCGCGTATGAACATTGGTCAGATTTTGGAGACTCACCTTGGGTATGCGGCAAAAGCGCTTGGATGGAAGGTTGCAACACCTGTTTTTGACGGTGCAAAAGAGGAAGATATCGAAGAAGCATTAAAACTTGCAGGGTTAAATCCTACAGGTAAGACAATCTTATATGATGGCAGAACTGGTGAACCATTTGACAATGAGGTAACTGTTGGTTACATGTACATGCTAAAGCTTGTGCATCTTGTTGACGATAAAATTCACGCACGTTCCACAGGACCGTATTCGCTGGTTACACAGCAGCCTCTTGGTGGTAAAGCTCAGTTTGGTGGTCAGCGATTTGGCGAGATGGAGGTTTGGGCGCTTGAAGCGTATGGTGCTGCATATACGCTGCAAGAGCTTTTGACTGTAAAATCTGACGATGTAACAGGAAGGGTCAAGACATATGAAGCTATAGTAAAAGGAGAGAATATTCCAGAGCCTGGAATTCCTGAGTCTTTCAAGGTGCTTGTGAAGGAGCTTCAGAGCCTGTGCTTGGATGTAAAACTTTTGTCTGAAGATAATAAAGAGATTGAGCTTAAAGAGTCTGTTGATGATGATGAACAGCCGCAAGGGCTTGGAGCTTTTGAAATAGGCGGCGATGAAATAGAGGATGAGAAATACCTTAAAGAAGATAAGGAAAAGTTTTATGAGGATTTAATGGATGCAACACAAGAAGATGACCATGGTGCTGATGATGATATAGATGAGTAAAACCTCAAAAAGGTGGGTGGAGAAAGAGAATGGACTTATTCAATTTTGATGCTATTAAAATCAGTCTTGCTTCTCCTGAAAAGATAAGAGAATGGTCGCGCGGTGAGGTAAAAAAACCCGAGACTATAAACTATAGAACACTCAAGCCCGAAAAGGATGGACTTTTCTGTGAAAAGATTTTTGGTCCAACAAAAGACTGGGAATGCCATTGTGGAAAGTATAAAAAGGTTAAATATAAAGGTGTTGTTTGTGACAAGTGCGGTGTTGAAGTAACAAAAGCAAAGGTAAGACGTGAGAGAATGGGGCACATTGAACTTGCTGCCCCCGTCTCTCACATCTGGTATTTCAAAGGTGTTCCAAGCAGGATGGGACTTATTTTAGATATGACTCCGCGAAATTTAGAAAAGGTTTTATATTTTGGTGCTTATGTAGTAATTGACCCTGGTGATGTACCAAACTTAGAAAAAAAGCAGGTTCTTTCTGAAAAAGAATACAGAGAACTAAAAGAAAAATACGGCGATAGATTCAAGGCGGGGATGGGAGCAGAGGCAATCAAAGAACTTTTGAAAGAGATTGATCTTGACAAGCTATCACAGGAGCTCAGACAAGAACTTGAGACAGCAACAGGTCAGAAAAAATTAAAGATAATCAAAAGACTTGAGGTTGTTGAAGCTTTTAGAAAGTCTGGTAACAGACCTGAATGGATGATACTTGATGTTATACCTGTCATCCCACCTGAACTCAGACCCATGGTCCAACTTGACGGTGGAAGGTTTGCAACATCAGACCTGAATGACCTTTACAGAAGGGTAATAAACAGAAACAACAGACTCAAAAAACTCATGGACTTAGGTGCACCGGATATAATTATCAGAAACGAAAAGAGAATGCTTCAGGAAGCTGTTGATGCGCTTATTGACAATGGAAGAAGAGGAAGACCTGTAACAGGTCCGGGCAACAGGCCACTGAAGTCACTTTCTGATATGCTCAAAGGAAAGCAGGGAAGGTTCAGGCAGAACCTTCTGGGGAAAAGGGTGGACTATTCAGGGCGTTCTGTTATAGTTGTAGGGCCTGAGTTAAAGATATACCAGTGCGGTCTTCCAAAAGAAATGGCTTTAGAGCTTTTCAAACCATTTGTCATGAAAAAGCTGGTTGAAAAAGGAATTTGTAATAATATAAAAAATGCAAAAAAAGCTGTTGAAAGACAGAGAAGTGAAGTATGGGATATATTAGAAGAAGTAATAAAAGATCATCCAGTTTTATTAAACAGAGCACCAACTTTACACAGGCTTGGTATTCAGGCATTTGAGCCTGTTTTGGTTGAAGGAAGGGCTATAAGACTTCATCCACTTGTCTGTACAGCATATAATGCTGACTTTGACGGGGACCAGATGGCAGTGCATGTGCCACTTTCTGCCGAAGCTCAGGCTGAGGCAAGGTTTTTGATGTTATCTGCAAACAATCTGTTAAAGCCAGCAGATGGTAAACCAATTGTTGTGCCAACACAGGATATGGTTTTGGGAATTTATTACCTCACTCTTGAAAAGAAGGGTGACAAGGGTGAGGGTATGATGTTCTCATCAGAAGAAGAAGCACTTTTGGCATATGAACACAAAGTTGTTGGTCTCCACGCGAGTATAAAGGTTAAAAGGACAGCAGAAGTGAATGGTGAAGTTATATCAGGGCTTGTTGAGACAACTGTGGGTAAAATTATACTAAATCATGTAATACCACAGGATCTTGGTTTTGTTGATAGAAGCAAAAAAGAAAATATTTTGAAGTATGAAATTGATACACTTGTTGATAAAAAGATGTTAGGCAAGATTATTGACAGATGTATAAAAATTTATGGAAATACACGAACAGCAGAGATATTGGATGAAATAAAAGAGCTGGGATTTAAATTTTCAACAAAAGGAGCAATTACTATTTCAGTTTCGGATATGGTAATTCCGGAAATCAAGCAAAAGCTTATAGCTGAAGCAGAACAAAAGGTTGAGAATATTGAAAAACTGTACAGGCATGGTTTGATTTCTGATCAAGAAAGATATGAACAGGTAATCTCTATATGGAACCAGACAAAAGACAAGCTTACCGAAGAGCTTATTCAGAGCCTTGATGAGTTCAATCCAATATTCATGATGGCGAATTCAGGAGCAAGAGGTTCCAAAAACCAGATATCACAGCTTGCTGGTATGCGAGGACTTATGGCAAATCCGTCCGGTAAGACAATAGAGATGCCGATTAAGTCAAACTTCAGAGAAGGACTCAATGTTATAGAATTTTTCATATCAACACATGGTGCACGAAAAGGACTTGCTGATACGGCTCTCAGAACGGCAGACTCTGGTTATTTGACAAGAAGATTGGTGGATGTTGCACAGGATATAATTGTAAGGGAAGAGGACTGTGGGACAGACAAAGGTATATGGGTTGAAGAAATAAGAGATGGCACAGAGGTAATTGAAACGCTTGAAGAGAGGATTATTGGAAGGTATGCAGCTTCTGATGTTGTTGATGAAAAGACAGGCGAGGTATTGGTAAGAAAAAGTGAGCTCATCACAGAAGAGATAGCAAAGAAGATAATAGAGGCAGGCATTAACAGAGTATATGTAAGGTCAGTTTTAGAGTGTAAGACAAGGTATGGTGTTTGTACAAAGTGTTATGGACTTGACCTTGGAACAGGCCAGCCGGTAAATGTTGGTGAAGCAGTTGGTATAATTGCAGCACAGGCGATAGGTGAGCCGGGTACACAGCTTACAATGAGAACATTCCACACAGGGGGTATTGCTGGGCAGGACATCACGCAAGGTCTTCCAAGGGTTGAAGAGCTGTTCGAGGCAAGAAAACCAAAAGGTGTTGCTGTGATTTCTGAAATAGAAGGGTATGTTTCAATAAAAGAGGATAAAAAGAGAACAATAACAGTCAGAAATAACAATGGTGAAGAGAGAACGTATGAGATACCGTACGGAGCAAGATTAAAGGTAAATGATGGGGATTATGTTCAGGCAGGGGATGAGCTGACAGAAGGTTCAATAAATCCGCACGATCTTTTGAAGATAAAAGGACCAAGAGGTGTTCAGAGCTATCTTCTTGCAGAAG
The DNA window shown above is from Caldicellulosiruptor owensensis OL and carries:
- the rpoC gene encoding DNA-directed RNA polymerase subunit beta', whose protein sequence is MDLFNFDAIKISLASPEKIREWSRGEVKKPETINYRTLKPEKDGLFCEKIFGPTKDWECHCGKYKKVKYKGVVCDKCGVEVTKAKVRRERMGHIELAAPVSHIWYFKGVPSRMGLILDMTPRNLEKVLYFGAYVVIDPGDVPNLEKKQVLSEKEYRELKEKYGDRFKAGMGAEAIKELLKEIDLDKLSQELRQELETATGQKKLKIIKRLEVVEAFRKSGNRPEWMILDVIPVIPPELRPMVQLDGGRFATSDLNDLYRRVINRNNRLKKLMDLGAPDIIIRNEKRMLQEAVDALIDNGRRGRPVTGPGNRPLKSLSDMLKGKQGRFRQNLLGKRVDYSGRSVIVVGPELKIYQCGLPKEMALELFKPFVMKKLVEKGICNNIKNAKKAVERQRSEVWDILEEVIKDHPVLLNRAPTLHRLGIQAFEPVLVEGRAIRLHPLVCTAYNADFDGDQMAVHVPLSAEAQAEARFLMLSANNLLKPADGKPIVVPTQDMVLGIYYLTLEKKGDKGEGMMFSSEEEALLAYEHKVVGLHASIKVKRTAEVNGEVISGLVETTVGKIILNHVIPQDLGFVDRSKKENILKYEIDTLVDKKMLGKIIDRCIKIYGNTRTAEILDEIKELGFKFSTKGAITISVSDMVIPEIKQKLIAEAEQKVENIEKLYRHGLISDQERYEQVISIWNQTKDKLTEELIQSLDEFNPIFMMANSGARGSKNQISQLAGMRGLMANPSGKTIEMPIKSNFREGLNVIEFFISTHGARKGLADTALRTADSGYLTRRLVDVAQDIIVREEDCGTDKGIWVEEIRDGTEVIETLEERIIGRYAASDVVDEKTGEVLVRKSELITEEIAKKIIEAGINRVYVRSVLECKTRYGVCTKCYGLDLGTGQPVNVGEAVGIIAAQAIGEPGTQLTMRTFHTGGIAGQDITQGLPRVEELFEARKPKGVAVISEIEGYVSIKEDKKRTITVRNNNGEERTYEIPYGARLKVNDGDYVQAGDELTEGSINPHDLLKIKGPRGVQSYLLAEVQKVYKMQGVDINDKHIEIIIRQMMKKVKIEEPGDTELLPGDIVEIHRFEEENDRAIEEGKRPALGRRVLLGITKAALSTESFLSAASFQETTRVLTDAAIKGKVDPLIGLKENVIIGKLIPAGTGMAKYRNIVIEENQ
- the cheB gene encoding chemotaxis-specific protein-glutamate methyltransferase CheB — its product is MYKVLVVDDSAFMRQLIKSVLESTGKFIVTVAQTPLIALDKVRKFKFDVITIDYEMPYMNGVELIKKIKEITDTKILMVSAYTRPGAYTTFEALSAGAFDYILKPSSDEEIEEFKYELIKKLTAVCEEFKVEEVSKTQEITTAVENKILLEESVIERARTAKVIGIGISTGGPPILEKMFKSLKQDFPIPILVVQHMPPNFTKPFADRLASITSKCIKEASDKEEIKSGCIYIAKGGYHLAVEDINGKLCTRVLDLEKIKSHKPSADILFSSIAEACGRASIGIVMTGMGSDGSDGILEMRKKGALTIAQDEKSCVVFGMPKAAIEKGAIELILSPDQIVELLNRI
- the rpoB gene encoding DNA-directed RNA polymerase subunit beta, whose amino-acid sequence is MALPRPVQYGKVQRMSYGKVKEVLDLPYLLEIQKKSFQWFLDEGLREVLREISPIKDYSETLLLEFVDYYFDGPPKYSEQECKERDATYARPLKVKVRLINKETGEIKEQDIYMGEFPIMTETGTFIINGAERVIVSQLIRSPGCYFASSIDKQGRRIFSGTLIPNRGAWLEFETDTNELLSVRLDRTRKVSLTTLLKAFGLYNQQMIFEKFGEDERLKASLEKEANKGELGNPVENALLEVYRRLRPGEPPNVENARNLLNNMFFDPRRYDLAKVGRYKFNKKLSLWKRIFNKRAAQDVVDPRTGEILVKNGDMITREIALNIQDAGINEVWVYADEERLFKVVGNNTVKLDRYVDFDVSDLNIKELVYLPVLEEILNATNDVSEIKRLIKEKERELVPYCLTIDDIYAATSYFLGLKYGIGATDDIDHLGNRRVRAVGELLQNQFRIGLARMERVIRERMNIHDIDTVTPQTLINIRPVTAAIKEFFGSSPLSQFMDQVNPLAALTNKRRLSALGPGGLSRDRAGFEVRDVHHSHYGRMCPIETPEGPNIGLITSLATYARVNEYGFLETPYRKVDKKEARVTDEVVYLTADEEDTYKIAQATEPVDQEGRFINQRVTVRFGEEIIEVDKHEVDLIDISPKQIVSVSTSLIPFLENDDANRALMGSNMQRQAVPLLITESPIIGTGVEYRAAVDSGVCILAKKDGVVEKVSADEIVIRNNDGTKDVYHLLKFKRTNQGTCFNQRPIVKKGQEVKAGEVIADGPSTDHGELALGKNVLVAFMPWEGYNYEDAILISERLVKEDVYTSIHIEEYECEARDTKLGPEEITRDIPNVGEDAIKDLDERGIIRIGAEVKSGDILVGKVTPKGETELTAEERLLRAIFGEKARETRDTSLRVPHGEGGIVVDVKVFSRDKGDELPPGVNQLVRVYVAQKRKISVGDKMAGRHGNKGVISRILPVEDMPFLPDGTPVDIVLNPLGVPSRMNIGQILETHLGYAAKALGWKVATPVFDGAKEEDIEEALKLAGLNPTGKTILYDGRTGEPFDNEVTVGYMYMLKLVHLVDDKIHARSTGPYSLVTQQPLGGKAQFGGQRFGEMEVWALEAYGAAYTLQELLTVKSDDVTGRVKTYEAIVKGENIPEPGIPESFKVLVKELQSLCLDVKLLSEDNKEIELKESVDDDEQPQGLGAFEIGGDEIEDEKYLKEDKEKFYEDLMDATQEDDHGADDDIDE
- a CDS encoding iron-containing alcohol dehydrogenase, with product MEVVWEEPYESFLRFINKNGYKSLLIICDKNTFDICAVKVKETIEKSNRKCKIVCFEADVIADEFALGKVFFELEQADIFVGVGSGTISDITRYTAYKFKVPFVLFPTAPSMDGFASSVAALTINGLKTTVLASSPEAIFVDMEVIENSPEILKKAGFGDLMGKITALLDWQLSHIIFDETIDLEVLQIVKDTYLKTLKSVGENQFYKNLLEGLITSGIMMARVNSSRPASGSEHHLSHFWEYHNIKTYHGIKVGLATIYVMRFYEHFLNLDKSRILERKEYRVDLESWEDIIRKGFQPTFEYIIKQNIGRVSKLNDKEFRSNVINRLVEKKEVIDELIKETIGLYKELIDAYKKLEIPMNYSEIGIDKNLFNISFLCAPNIRERFTILHLYEFLGLTDEVVCNF
- the thrS gene encoding threonine--tRNA ligase; its protein translation is MDKIAVTLPDGKVVEAEKGITALEFIKTISMKLYKEAVACRIDGVLKDLWTCLDKDCSFEVVTFSSDEGKKVYWHTSSHILAQAVKRLFGDRVKLGIGPAIDRGFYYDFDIEESITNEILQKIEQEMQKIIKEDLKIERFELTRDEAIKLMQERGEPYKVELINDIPEGETISFYKQGEFIDLCTGPHLPSTGKVKAFKLLSVAGAYWRGDSKNKMLQRVYGISYEKKSQLDEYLTMLEEAKKRDHRKLGRELDLFDIFDEGPGFPFFLPKGMIIRNILEDFWREEHKKRGYQEIKTPIMLTKELWIQSGHWDHYKENMYFTKIDDQEFAIKPMNCPGGILVYKRKSHSYRELPQRLCELGLVHRHELSGVLHGLMRVRCFTQDDAHIFMLPSQIKDEIKGVIDLIDYFYNVFGFKYHVELSTRPENSMGTDEQWNMAESALKEALEEIGISYKINEGDGAFYGPKIDFHLEDSLKRTWQCATIQLDFQMPERFDLYYIGEDGAKHRPVMLHRVVFGSIERFIAILTEHFGGAFPVWLAPTQVRVIPVSDNFNNYAAKVSQILKENGFRVEEDYRSETVGYKIRDAQLQKIPYMVIVGEKEQKENTVAVRDRKKGDLGSFTIDEFVSMMKEKVEKKVIE